TGAAAAATGCTGACCTGACTTTCAATGTGTTGAATTGTCAATAGATGTTAATAACTGGTGTAGTTGAGTGGTCTTTCATGTTGGCACATCTCTACCCGTGACTGTCACCAGAGTGCATGGCTTTATatcagttttgcaggtattaTACATAAGATCTGCAGGATATTTCATTAAACAGGGATGAATTTTGATCCTAGCTCTTGTACGTATTGATGTAATTTTAAGTAGAAATgttaaaacagctgattttgaagcagctgcagagacagaactTCACACCAAATCATCAAAAGagcttttcattttgatgtaGTGCCccataaataaaactgacttttaatatttattgaaGGTTTAGTCAAATGATCATCTCTACTCAGTGAGAGCAGCTACATCAGCAGCCTGTGAGGCAGATTATCTTTCCAGATAAGCTCCACGCAACATGAGAGTTTGACCCGTGCATCGCTTCATGCATCTCAATTACTTCCCAGACTCTCCCTGTCTAGTAAATGTCCACATCCAGTTTGCAACCAGCTTCTGTTATAAAtttgtcttcagtgtttcttcCCTTACTCCCCTGCCTCTGCAGAGATAAATGAGTTGGTGTACTGAGACTGAAGTTAATGAGTTTTTTTAATGGTCAGTTAGCAAGCTCGTTAGCACAGCTCGGTTCCTAATGGGACCATAATTTCACACAGTTTGTTCAAAAGATGTATTTGTACCATCCAATTGTGTCCCGAAACTGTCTGCAAACCATCTCTCTTTGGTGGAGCAGTTTTTACTCCAATACAGGAGGTTACATAAATGTGAATTATGCACCAGAGGTAATAAGCTATGATAggttcctcctctctgtctcctcaaaGGTCAGCACTGGTACACATATTTGTGCTGTGCCGTTCCGTACCGGATGTGTGGTTCGGTTAGCGCTGGCAGATATGAAGTGTAGCTAGCTGATTAAGCTAACTTGAGATCCATGAATTGGTTGAAAgtcagctggagctgcagctcgTTTTCCAATACAGGATGTTTTCCCCTTCTCACTGCTGCTTCATAGCACAGCAAATTAGCAAAATTAGCTTTGATCATTTCCAACAACAAATGACTGACTTCTACACTCCAGCCTTTATGATTTGTGCAGAATTAATAATACTAGATGCATATATATGTtttaacaaaggaaaaaagTAGGTGACaccaaaaacatttctctgtaaaACACTACACACTCAGAGAAAATGGTTCTGTTTAAACTTTATTATATTCCCTGATTTAAACATAGAattgaaaatatagaaaaaaagttaaaaataaaattaaaaatgcacagtTCCTCCCATTTCATGTTTGGAACAACGACATAGGTTTTACTTTTCCTTActttaaatgagctatttgtaagttttgctattgctagaTAGCattagtattaacagctgttacCAGTCaatattaatgtaatttgtttatttcacaattaagtgagtttaaaaaaaaaaaaaagaaaactatttgCTTAATGTAATTTACTGCATCATCAAATTCTGATCAGTCTTGTGCATTGATGATTGATCATTTAAGAAAGAATCACAATATATCTAAGAACCAGTTACTTCTTGTGGATATAATTCCCAAATATGTACTGATTTAATAAAGATGAGATAAATGAAAAGTTACACCAGTTTGTGTAACTCTGTGCCAAGACATCTACCATGACAGAAACTGGCATACTAAACATCTGCCACACAAACGACATTAGTGTGTGCACTGCATAAGCAAACCAGAGGTGGTCACTGCCCAGAGCCGGCCCAGGTCGTAGCTCACGTGACGGATGGACATGCACATTGGGACAGAACGCCAAGCTGATCCTTGGGGGAGACGACTGGAGATGCCAATTCTGTTGAGAGAGAAACCAtcgttttcatttctgttttcatcagcagaAGCTTTGCACAAGGCTTCTGGGGATCTCCCTTTAAgattatttcagcttttttattttacagaaagtTTATGTACATGAATTTATGAATAAACATTAACTAATTGCTGTAATTGGAAGCAACTTTGGTGCTTTTTGGCATTGCACTCTCCTGGTGCAAACTTTAGAATTCTGCTTTCCATTTAGAGCATGTGCATGCAAGATGTAACCGCCTAGAAAAATAGATATTTGGGTATCATTGCTAGACTGTAAGGTCTACTGTCTTACCTTTGGAACACCTGGCCACTCCTATTCACTCCAAAAACACTTCCGTCGGTCCCCACTTCAATCATTGTCATGGATTGTCCTGCCACGTATATCCATCCACTAGTGCCACAGTTGCTTGGTACGATTCTCTGTCATAAGAAGCATACATACATGGTGTTGTTGTCGTGATCCATGAGTGAATAGGGTTAATATCATTAGGAGATTTCACTGATGCTTCAGAGACCAACCTGTGTGAAGTAGACCCGGAAACTGGTGTCGACTCCCCAGCAGCCGTTGTTCGGGCTGCAGCTGTAGTACCTCATCGCCCTTCCCAGGGAACTCCAGCTCAAGGAGCCCACTCCCTTGTAGGCCAAAGCAAAACTCTCTCTCAGACAGAGGGTGTTACTTCCGCCAACTGATACTCCAACAACCTGACCATCACCACCAGCATCcacctgctgcagagacagaccTGAGGAACACATATACAAGGACTTGAGTCATCAAGCAGTGGTTTGTGCATTGTGACTAATTGCAAACATTGTGAATCTGTTGTACTGTGCCTTACtagcattattatattatagtaaaccCAACAAAATCAGTGATGATGAGCAGGTAGGACAATACAGACTGCATTTGTTCACGTGGAAATAGTAATAATAGATACCACTGGATTGTAGCATGTTTCCTGCCACGGACTTGTAcactctgtttgtgttgctggcTCCCCACATTCCTGCAGGTCCCACTGAGATATGCTTGAGGCTGATGGAGCTGAGTCTGTACCAACTTGTTCCTAGAAGGACAAATGCCTGATTGTACCTGTTTACTGCGACCACTTTCCCCAGTCCAGCATCAATCTGTCTAATACTACTCAGCCGTGGACCCTCCCTGCAGTTCCATGctgtgaagacaaaaacaaaaaatctcaTTAATTTCACCTTAAACGGATTCAACAATCAAATCTGTAATAAAAATTACTCTGACAGTGACTTACCATGACTACCAGCCAGGTAACACAGCACCAGCAAAAAGGCTGCaacagttttcatgttgtctctttgtttgtgaGTCTGGATGATCTCCCTGGATGAAGGTCAGGATGTATCTCCGTGGAGCTACTGTCTCACATCCCGTGGTGGTTGACTTATATATACTCTAGACCCGTGCTCAAGTCCAGCATAAACTGGTTCTGTTGGGTGTTTGAGGAAGGTAGTAGGAAAGTTTTCATTCCATGCATCTTTCAAATAATTAATGACCCGGTTTGACAACTTTTATGAGGAAGTGCGTcccattttgaaaaaaacaaaacaagataataACTTACGGGTTATGACTGTGGGAATGCCCTGACTTGATGGAAggaatttttttgtatttatgctGACATATGACTGCAGTCTTGTTTGCTTTCTCAAAACTTGACAGTGGCCATTCATGCTGTCCACCCAAAACCATGTATATCATCACATTCGATCTtttaaccaacaacaacactaaTTTAATATCTGGTAGCCTTATTTTGATGAATTTCATAAATGGATGCTGGGAAATCAGTAACTTTCTCACAATTGAGGAAAATTTGATTACAGTTAGATGTAGGATTGATACGATTGatttctcatgtctgtacactgCATATAAAGCctgattagcctagcttagcatgaagaaaGGGGAgacagctagcatggctctgaAACTGTAAAgctgaggatgttttttttcagaatccccactgtaaaaataaaaaaagggtcTGCTGCTGGCAATTTGCATAGTAACAATATGAcgggtgttttttgtttgtgtgtatgtgtgtatgttgcaaGTTGCATGCCTGAATATTCTGGGACTGTTTCAAACTGGTTCCAATCTCCAGGAAGAAATTCTTTGTTGGGAGATCATTTGTCATTAATGGTCAGGTCTCCACTCCTTTGAATTTATTCAGAACTGTGCTGGTATAACTTTTAACCAACataaggaggagagagagcacaaCACAGTAGCCTACCCCAGTTTAAGCTACACTCCATTAGCTCCCAGTATCCTTTAGAATAGTTTTAAGGTTCTTTTACATGtttcaaatacacaaaatttTATTCACAAGAAAACAGGGAGcacacctttttttattttaactatgCTCTAAAACAATAGAATGCCCTACTTCAAACTATAAGACAATATACATTTTTAGAAGGtgaaaatctatttatttaatttgacttttaaatATTGTCATTCTCATTTATAGATTTTATAattttcccattcacttgacagggaaagtggtctcagacttatGAACCCGAATTTTTCCATTCACCCCCATTTTcatgtgaaatttaatttatatttatattatgtttatttattattattatatgtgtgtgtgtgtgtgtgtgtgtgtgtgtgtgtgtgtgtgtgtgtgtgtgtgtgtgtttatgtgtgtatgtgtgtgtgtgtgtcacatgtttgatcctcagtcagacccagactcagatgaggagtctgttgaaaccagaatcagagactagcagacggatcaaaATGATTAacgcagttagcatcttttatttgtttatgttgtttgttaggagtgtctcctgaaaatGCACCCCTATTGGGGCAGGCGTACaggacctcggttgtcatggttacctaccttcgttgccatggttactataataacatgCATGGCTTGTTTAAATTTAGGAAAATATTGTTCTTCATCAGTATTAGATCTttgctgtcatggttacaataataaaaacaaatggtcatggataatagaaacaacataaactgttactttcacatgggaatcgaacatcgctctcctgtgtcatattcatccttccaccacaacctcctcctaacactgactttgtctctctttatactacgtcaccgcgcttttccctttgctcctgtcataatgaccaccactaccaccactagatgtcacctagcaacaaaacgtaactatgggtcataatgaCCTGCTGCATAGATGACCCATGGCCTCTTATTTTTACAGCAGGACAGTCTCTCATAGTTATTCAAGGAGACCTTGagttgacagacacacaaactgtcaCCTTCACATGATGATCATACATTGTCTATATATAGCTATAGTGCAAATCATTGTCTTCTCACTGTAGTAGGAAATCATGGCTTACTCTGCTTCTATGTTCTTTTCCCCTGTATTCAGGAGCTGCACCTGAAGGCCACACCAGCAGTGGGTACTGTTTAGTCGAATGAAAGAAATAGAATTAATTGTCATAATGATTAACTTATTACATACCATtagttttgaaaaatgtcataacttATATTGATTGTaaagaataaacatgtttgatgaGGAAGGGGTCAGACATAGGAATACGGGCCCACACGCATTGACTGTTGGTAGTCTTAAACCCCTGTTCACATGACAGACGACCTCCCACATAAGAGGGCGGATAGAGTCATCAGTTTCATGGCTCTTGGATGAACAGCCACAGCGGGGGTCCTGGAGGCTTTGTAGAGCCTCAAATAATGTAGGCACCTCTGTCAGCACCTGTCCCCCACGACAGTGGAATCCTCTGGGGCTTAGATGTGCTGGAGATTCCTACAACCTTCACCCATCTGTCTTGGGCTGGGC
The sequence above is drawn from the Seriola aureovittata isolate HTS-2021-v1 ecotype China chromosome 22, ASM2101889v1, whole genome shotgun sequence genome and encodes:
- the LOC130163586 gene encoding fish-egg lectin-like; translation: MKTVAAFLLVLCYLAGSHAWNCREGPRLSSIRQIDAGLGKVVAVNRYNQAFVLLGTSWYRLSSISLKHISVGPAGMWGASNTNRVYKSVAGNMLQSSGLSLQQVDAGGDGQVVGVSVGGSNTLCLRESFALAYKGVGSLSWSSLGRAMRYYSCSPNNGCWGVDTSFRVYFTQRIVPSNCGTSGWIYVAGQSMTMIEVGTDGSVFGVNRSGQVFQRIGISSRLPQGSAWRSVPMCMSIRHVSYDLGRLWAVTTSGLLMQCTH